Within the Trachemys scripta elegans isolate TJP31775 chromosome 4, CAS_Tse_1.0, whole genome shotgun sequence genome, the region GCACTTCGGATCACtcctcagggaggctgcagctgggtCTAGAGAGAAAGGGGCAGGAACGGCTCGCTGATCTGCAAGAGGGGAGTGGAATGAGTTACTGGGGATGAGGGAGAGCCTGAGCGGGCAACCAGCAAAGCAGCAGGTGCGAGGATGACACGTCTCTTGATGGGATCTCTCCAGCCTGTTTAGTTCATGGGATGGAGTGCGAGACCAGGCTTGAGAGACACTGGCTTCTCAGACAGCTGATAGAGAGCGCAGGTGGAACGGGGGGCTCCATGCCAGCCAGCTGGGAGCAGTCACGGACCGGCCACGGCTCTGGGTCCTGGAGGAAGCCATCAGCTGCGGACCTGAGCAAACTCCTTGCGCAGCCATAGGGAGTCCTGGTAGAAGCGGGGGTCCCCCAGGTGCAAGGCCGTCCTCTTGTAGAAGTAGCAGTACAGCACGGCCACTGGGGACAGCGAGAGGAATGTGAGACAACACAGCCGGCTGGGGAAtgtcctctcccccaccccatcctccacCTGCTGGATCACCCCAGTGTGCCCTGGGGACCTTCAGGACAGGCAGAGCCTCCCTGAGATCCAGCACCAATGGGAAGGGGTTGGTATGGCTCATGGGAACGTAGAGCTGCCATTCCCTAACAAACCCACCCCAAGCCCAGCCTAGGGAGACTGCAGGGAAGGCAGATGGGGCCAGCCCACTGCCAGCTATGGTAGCTCTGCTCTGGGGCTGTGGTCTGGGTGTGCGTGTTGGGATCCATGATGGAGCTTGGCCCTTACCCAGCCTCTGGAACACAAAGAGGGCCTGCAGCCCGTCCGTCCATACAAAGCGGGTGGAGTTTTTCCAGCGCAGGTTCTGAAGGAGAGAGAGGCACAAGGGAAATCGGGGCAGGAAACGGCCACGTGAGCACCTGCCCAGCCCACCACAGGGCTCAGCACGCTGAGTCCCTTTACTCACTTCCTTGCTCCTTTCTTCTCCGGGCTGCTCCATTCAGTCACCTCCCCATGTCACTTACTCCAGATCCCCAGTGGGAAGCAGCTCCCTATCTCCCCAGGGTTAGAGGACTCCCCCTAGTGGCTGAGCCCCTCAGCAGGGGGAGAAATGCATCATCACTGTACTGATCCACTTTCCAAAGCAACTCTTTCCCAACAAGAACCATCCCCCTCTCTGAGCCCATCCCTGGGGCCCAGCCGTCTAGaggcttccctcctcctccctacgAGCGGGGGTGTGAGTGGCAGGGAGCAGCTCAGGGAGCACACAAAAGTTAATCAGATCAGCGGATTTATACAGAACACCAAGACCCAGTCAAGCTTCCCAACACAGATCCTAGAAAATCCTCTTAAATCCTGCTGCCCAGCTACTCACTAACTcggtggctttgggcaagtcacctaggcccagttcctcaaaagtatataggtgcctaactcccactgatttcaatgggagttaggcacctaaatacccttgAGGATTTGACCCTgagcccctctctgtgcctcaatgtcACCGTCTGtgcagtggcgggggggagggagggaggggagatgatgCTGGTGGCTCCCTGTTTCACGGGGGGGGCGCTGGACAGCAGGTGTTCTGAAATTcctggctggggggtgctggagcagggcagaggaggaCCACGGCATTCATGGCAGCAAAGGCAGCTGGTATCTGGCTGGCAGTGCCTCACCATGATGCTCTGTTCCAGCGGGTTACAAGCGTCAGTGGTTCTTATTACTGATGTTCTTCAGCACCAAACGGTTGAATCCAACACAAGAGGCTGGTTTATTATCCTGTGGCTTTGGGCCAGGTACTACTAGACTCAGCCAGCCGGTCACCCCAGTGCTCACCCCGGCGTCTCAGAGCcaagcagcagctccagcagagaAATGGGATTTGTGGAGCTAGCCCTTTAAGAGACTGGCAATGTCGCAGCAGGTAGCAGAGAGAGACTCTCAGCTGTGGGTGAGATCAAAGGGGGGGAGGGCGCAGTGCCTAAGAGACAGGGCAGGAAAGCGTTAATGGGAGTGGCGAGGAGGGGATGGTGGGTGTCTTGAGGATGGGGAGAGAGCAACCCTCCCTACCCTTCTCCTCCGAGGAGGGCAGGGCACAAGCAGAGCTGCCAGCACCTGTGCTTGCTCCAACCCAAACTGGGACAGACACTCGCAGCCTGTAGCTGCTGCAACCAGCACTGGTTCCTGGTGGGGATTTATCCCATGCACTGCCCTGCACGGACACTGGCACTGCTCACCCAAGGATTAGCCTCGTTGGTGGGGAAGCCATTCCAGCAAGACTCTAAAGCAGGCTTGGGAGCTTTCCAGGGCAAGTACCGACCAAGCCAGGCATCCGTGTAAACCCAACTCCCTAGGGCTCCCACACATGATCCAACCCAGGATGCAATTGTTCATCTGTTAGATCCTGATCAGAACCGGCGagaccaggagctgctgctcaggggggAGCtgaaaagggaaggagggggatttCAAAGGGAAAGGCTCTTGCTGTACCGCCCTCTCATGGGTACCACAGTTGAGGACACAGGTCAGTTTCCACCCTAGCTCCAACAGTCCCCTGCCAGGAGGGTGTTCTCTGAGGCCTGGCTTCTGCTGAGCAGTGATTTGGGTTTTTAGATGGAGCAAAATCCCTTTGGGAGGAAGTGATGGGATATCAACAGACTGGCCAATGGCCCAAGCTGTGCCAGAAGGGAGTGGGCTACCACACTAGATGGATCGGTGCAGCCACTCCACCACCTCTTTAGGAGTGAACACCTCTGATTTCCCTACTGTGAGCATTCTGATCACTCCTGGGATAGCTCCTGAGGGCAGAACCAATGCCTCCGCCATCCTCTGGCCCCAGCCGCCAAGGGAGGAGTTGGATTCAAATGTATTTTGAATCCCAAACTATCCCCCCTCCAAATAAACTCTCACTGTGGAGTTGCCTCCCCCAGCCATGTTTCCTACCATGGCATCAAGAGAGCACAAGGCCCAGGACACCAGCACCTGCCGATGGCCATGCAACAGGCTGCTGCgtgaggccccactcctgctctcGGCAGTGAGGACTCTGCTTGAAGTGGCCAGGAGGGCTGCTCGCAGACCCGAGTCAGATTAGGTCCCCAAAGAGCCATAACTGACTATGCTGCCTAGTGGGAGGAGCAGCTCTCCCCAAATCTGGCAGATGGGGCATGCTTCTGCCCAGCCCCACGGCCAATCTCCAAGAAGAGAGGAGGAGGCTGGGGAGGCACATGTGCCACCAAAGAAAGGATCTGAGTTGGGGAGGAACAATGCTCCCTGTCACAAGTTAGGAGgaaggtgctggggaagggctgcACGGAGCCCagctgagctccctccaagggagaggagaggaagtgggGCTTGTATCCCTCCCCCGCTTCTACTCCAGGCCCAATCCCCCTGCTTGAAGCATGGGGTGAATCCCCCAATCAGCGAGGGCCCAGGTGCAAGGGTGCTTAGCGGCAGCTCCTGGTACCTCACTCCTCTCCTTAGAGTGCCCCACACTCTCCAGAGATGCGCTGCTGCCTCCTTGGGAGACGGACACGTTCCACAGAGCAGCAATCCTCCCTCTCCGGAGCTGCAAGGGGAGAGGGGCCCTGAGTGAAGCTCTGACCTCTCCAGGCTCAGGAGTCAGCCCTCCTCCCTCAGGATAAGCTGCTCTCCAGCAGGAGGCCAAGACAACACACTGCTTACAGAGTGTGGCAGGACTGGCTTGGTGCACAATGGGGAATTTTGGCCCTCTCTAAACCTTTATGCCAGAAGGCGGCTAGCAGAGCAGACGGACAGTGTCCAACTGGGGCAGGACATCAGACCAGTGGGTGGTTCTGGGACTACAGGAAGTGGGTATCATATCAGATGCACCAGGCTCCCAGCTGCTCCGGAAGAGGGTGAGCTACCCATCTAGACAGATGTGTACAGCTGTTCCTACGCCCCCTGAGAACAAGCCCTGTCTTACCATGATCCAGATGTGGAAGGCGATACTCAGAACCAAGTAAGCCGCCGACAGGACAATGGTCCCTTTAAACTTGTGAAAGAGGAGGTTGACCAGGCCGGCCTGGAAGACGAAGGTGTTGAAAAacatgaggaagatgatgatgatgttgaaGAGGATGGCGATATCCTGGATGCTGCAGGGAGACAGATGCCATGAGCACACTTCCAGAGACCACAGCCCTCCCTGGGGCCATGTGCTGGACACAGTGGCCAACACAAGCATTGCCCTCTGTCCTAGGGGATGTACCAGCTTCCCTAGCCTACACAGCAAAACACAAAGCCTGTGCTGGAACAACACCGTGCACCAGGCCCCTGGAAGGAGAGGCAGCCAGCTCTGGGTGGTTCCTCCAGCCCAGGCAGCCCCTCCTAGTGCAGTAATTCCCTGCTTTGATAATTGATCTGGGCAGACACAGATGTTCCTCCCCAGATCTTTATGTAACTGACACTTGGCTTAGTGCCAAGAACACGGGCTGGGTCTGGGAATGGAGCCACTGTCCACAGACCAGATTCTCCCTGCAGCtacgtccccctccccctggcagctagcaactgatgcttcagaggaaagcagtCAGGTACTGCTGCacactgcaggggaaggaggacaaAACCTTCCCCAAGTCCTCCCCCTCCACTCCATTGCCTCAGTGTGTCCTCTCGTCCCCATTTTCTTGGCTACAGTGGCAGTGAGCTGGAagagaacccagggctcctgactcccagtcccctgctctacccactagcctgcactccctcccacaatTGAGAagtgaacccagctctcccaattCCAACCGCTAGCCCCTGCTGCCTCACATGAAGAGCACAAGCTGGATGACGGGGGCCGTGCGGAGCAGCTCCGAGAAGGAGTTGACAAAGAGGTCATAGACGATCAGCAGGAACTGCAAGGAGAGCACCAGGCTGTAGTTACTAGTCCGGAGCATCTTCCTTTCCCAGGGCCCTCAGCGTGTGCATTCCAGAGAACAGAGCCAGCTCATCCTCAGGGCCAGAGGGGCTTcggctcccctcctgcaccacagcctctccctgctccctacAGCTGAGCTCTGGAGTCTGGAAGAGAAGGTCAGAAAGGGTTTATCTccagcagggcctgtggcaaatGCCTACCTGACCTAGGAGTGAAGCTGCAGCTCAACCAAGAGCCCAGCTTGGCCAGGGGTTCTCCCCAAACTGCTTCACATGCTCCCAGACAGTACCTGGGCCCAAATCCATGGGACCTTCTCAGTTTCAGCtagccagcagccaagctccagGCTAGAGAGCAAAGATGTTTACAAGAGAACACCCTTAAGGGTCATAGCAGTAACCCTGGACTCCCTTCACCCAGAACACAGGCGCTCTCCTACCTAGGGGCTGCAGGCATACCAGGGAGAGGATCTCAGGGGCTCCATACAGAGCCATGCCCTAACCCAGGGTGCTCTCTACCCTGTGAGTCATAGTCAGAGGGCTCTCGTTCTGCCTGACCCAGGTTACTTTAGGGTTATGGCAGGCCACAGACCGGCAGAGAATGCGTTtggaggaaggtgggggggaCATGAccctggaggaagaagaggagacagAATCTTGGGGTGTTACAGACGCCCATAAGGGAAGAGGATCATAAATATATTTGGGTTTGGGAGCCAGCGGGGACACAGCCACAATGGTAGTGGTGTGAAGGGACACGGGGTTGAGCAGAGGACAATGGGGTGATCTTATTTGGGGCAACTCACGCACAGCCTGAGACTGGAGCAGAGGGATCCTTCCTGGAGACTCAGGATCACCCCGGGCAGGGAGAAGGAGACAAGGAATAGGAGCTGAGGCAGGTTGCCACACCAGGGATGAGGTTTTACCCACCCGTGGGGAGGGGATATGGGTCTGTCCATAGGAGAAAAGAGGAAATGCAAttcagagccagccagccagccccccccccccgccccccgattGCTAcaacgcgtgtgtgtgtgtaccgtACAgcgcctgggggtgggggtaacaAATTGGGTCGCCCCCAGTGGGAGGGGCAACAATACTAGGGGATCGCAcgtaggtgggggcaggaaggcCAGGGCGAATCCCTGCCAACATTTACGGGGGCGGGGGCGATTCTGGGACATCGTAATTGACATCCCTCTTAATTCAGCGCCTCCAGGGACTCGGCCCCCCTCCAATAGTTCCGCCCAGGGAACCCCCCGAGCCCCGGCCCCCACCAGGAACCCCCCGGGCCTTGGTTGCATAACCAGGGCGCAGCGGCCCGATCCCGCCTCCTGCGGTTCCCCCGGGCGCAACTGCCTTCCCCcagccaggccgggccgggcctCGCACGTACCTCGGGCCGCCATCTTCCATCCCCATGGAGACCGCACAGCCATTGGCGACCGGTCCGGCCGGCGGAAGCGGAAGCGCTCAGATAGAACCCAGGGGCACCTCCGGATGCCTTGGATCATAGAGTAGGGCAGAGTTCTCGTCTCTCAGTCTCTATGAGTTGCGGAGGCTGCTGGACGGCGAAGACTCCATTTCCCATAGTGCCGCGGGGGAGGGCGAGACTCGGAAGTGCCTGGCGCGGGGGCGTGGCTGTAAGGGGGAGGCGAGCCGACCGCGCGGCTGCTCGTGGTGAGCCGCGGGGGTTCCGTGGACCCTTGGAACTACCACTCCCAGCGTGCACCGCGGCGGGGCCGGACGAGAGGTGCGAGCTGGACAGGCGGTGGGGTGGACGTAGGGGAGGGGTCAGAGGACCAGTCCAAGGGGCAATGGgaggcactgctgtggggcagcagcTGACCTGgtaacccctcccccagcccagtgtaATGGCCCAGCAGCACTCCCTTGGCACAGTTCCCCAGCCGGGCCTGGCTAATGGCTTTGACCCTTGGGTGGAGGCACGAGGGgctggcctggctgcagggagccctggctctagggtgaccagatgtcctgatttttggggctttttcttatataggcttctattaccctcccaccctgtcccgatttttcacacttgctctcttgTTACCCTACCCGGCTCACTGGTGCCCCAAGGCCCACTTTTCATGGTGTGTTGGCCCCAGGCCTGCCCTCGGGGGACTGTGCGGATCCTGGGGACCTGGCATGCTAAAGGGGTTGCTCACAAGGAGCTAGTTACAGGCTGGGGGATAGGCACCCCTGCATCGCCAATGCCTTGCTCTGAATCCTGCTCTGTTAAATGGTGCTAGCTCACCCCtttattgtgagtctcatgaTTCTTAGTGTTCGCTCGTAAGGCCTCAGCTGCTGGAGATTGCACAAGAATCAGCCCTTTTGAgttaagtaagtttctagccgtcatggttgcagagaaaatctgGAAATCGTGACCCTGCATGCTCCCGGAGACTCATACAGCACGAGGGAAATACAGTGAGCCTTGCATTCATTCACTTAATTTCTTGACCTCTTTTCCATTTACACAGACCCAGAGATGCCCATAATTCTTTGCCACTCCTTTGGGTCCATGACTTGGGTTCATAGGTCTAGGACTTGAAGTTCCAGCCCTTTTGTCAAACTTCTCTTGACTGACTCTGTTGTATCATTGGTCTTCCATGCCctttcttgctgtcctctccTGTGCTTTCTTTGCTGGTCTTTCAAACGAGCTCTGGTGCTCTCCTGCCTATCTCTCATTGAGAGTCCCAAGTTCAACTTCCCCCTAACTTCTTCCCTGTGTGCTCTGTCTActctctgcttgcctgccatTCTCCTCACTATAGTATTTTCTGCTACCTAtatcttttgttttctcttccatcTCTGTAAGACCCACTGTTTCCAAACTAGAGCAGACAGGGACAAATGCAGGCAGCATACACTTTTTCTTGCAGCTTGTTAGTTAATTGCCACTCCCACAGTACTCCTGCCACTTTTTTCACTGCGGCCCATGCACACTGggttctttccctctccccaccctccagtgGTACTAAGTGTATTTCCCAAGTACACAAATTCTTCTGATTCAGCATCTCTCCTAAAACTTCTATCAACAGCTCTTCTTCAGCCTTGCCTACTTGCACAACTTCAGTTATCTTTATGTTTAGCTTCAAACACAGAGGCCCACTCTCATAAGATATTTACTAATTCCTCTTTGCTGTCAACCAAAAGGGCCAGGTCACCAGCATACGTTAGTTTTCTCTGTGTCTCCACAGACTTGGTTCTCCTACTAATTAACGCCATAACTAGGATGAAGAGAAGTGGACTCAGCATACCGCCTTGTCTCAATCTGATTGTCACTTCAAAATTCTGAAATCGCATGTATAGTTTTCACCTTAGCTGTTGACCCTTGATACAGCTCGTTTATCATCTCCACTTCTTGAACACCCCTGCCCATCTATCTTAATACTGCAAACACCAACTCCCATGGAACCAAGTCATACACTTTCTCCAGATCAATAAATGCTGCATAGTAGTTATGCCCTCCACTTATCATTCTTCTAAACTTCTGTCTCATTAACAATATTGTGTCTATTGACTCCTTCCCTTCCTAAAGCCATGTTGCTTCTCTCCTATATTCTCCACCTTGCACCTCATCCTTGCCTTCAAAATTCTCTCCATGACTTTGAGGCTGACTTAACAAGGTGATGCTGTGATAGCAGTTCAGATCAAACATTTGCATCACCTTTACCCTTCCAGAGAGGCACAGTCAAccctattctccagtcatttggtatccTAGCTTGATCCCAGCAAACTCTGAGTAATCTGTGATGCCACTTTACTCCAGTATTTCCAACTACCTTGATCATACCAACAATTATTTCATCTTCTCCAAATGCTTTACCATTCTTCATCCTATTCAGTCTCTTCTATACCTTTGGAGGCTTCCCCAAAATTATCAGCAATGATTGCACTTGCAACTCTCTTCTCATTTAACAgcctttagaaatattttttccatagcTCCTACAACTTGTTTGGGGTTAGTCACCACCACACAGTACCTATCCTTCACATATGAAGATTTCTTCATTTCTTGTGCTTtagtgttccttttttttttttttttgccaacccaAAAACCGATTTCCTGCCATTATCTTCCTGCAGCTTTCTGTTTAATTCCTCTTTAGCCTCCATTCTTGCCTTAGCAACTGCCTTTGTAGCCTTCTTTGGCCT harbors:
- the TMEM138 gene encoding transmembrane protein 138 isoform X4, producing the protein MLRTSNYSLVLSLQFLLIVYDLFVNSFSELLRTAPVIQLVLFIIQDIAILFNIIIIFLMFFNTFVFQAGLVNLLFHKFKGTIVLSAAYLVLSIAFHIWIMNLRWKNSTRFVWTDGLQALFVFQRLVAVLYCYFYKRTALHLGDPRFYQDSLWLRKEFAQVRS
- the TMEM138 gene encoding transmembrane protein 138 isoform X5, producing the protein MFFNTFVFQAGLVNLLFHKFKGTIVLSAAYLVLSIAFHIWIMLRRGRIAALWNVSVSQGGSSASLESVGHSKERSENLRWKNSTRFVWTDGLQALFVFQRLVAVLYCYFYKRTALHLGDPRFYQDSLWLRKEFAQVRS
- the TMEM138 gene encoding transmembrane protein 138 isoform X2; this translates as MGMEDGGPRPISPPHGWVKPHPWCGNLPQLLFLVSFSLPGVILSLQEGSLCSSLRLIQDIAILFNIIIIFLMFFNTFVFQAGLVNLLFHKFKGTIVLSAAYLVLSIAFHIWIMLRRGRIAALWNVSVSQGGSSASLESVGHSKERSENLRWKNSTRFVWTDGLQALFVFQRLVAVLYCYFYKRTALHLGDPRFYQDSLWLRKEFAQVRS
- the TMEM138 gene encoding transmembrane protein 138 isoform X1; the protein is MGMEDGGPRPISPPHGWVKPHPWCGNLPQLLFLVSFSLPGVILSLQEGSLCSSLRLCFLLIVYDLFVNSFSELLRTAPVIQLVLFIIQDIAILFNIIIIFLMFFNTFVFQAGLVNLLFHKFKGTIVLSAAYLVLSIAFHIWIMLRRGRIAALWNVSVSQGGSSASLESVGHSKERSENLRWKNSTRFVWTDGLQALFVFQRLVAVLYCYFYKRTALHLGDPRFYQDSLWLRKEFAQVRS
- the TMEM138 gene encoding transmembrane protein 138 isoform X3, which codes for MLRTSNYSLVLSLQFLLIVYDLFVNSFSELLRTAPVIQLVLFIIQDIAILFNIIIIFLMFFNTFVFQAGLVNLLFHKFKGTIVLSAAYLVLSIAFHIWIMLRRGRIAALWNVSVSQGGSSASLESVGHSKERSENLRWKNSTRFVWTDGLQALFVFQRLVAVLYCYFYKRTALHLGDPRFYQDSLWLRKEFAQVRS